In Vicia villosa cultivar HV-30 ecotype Madison, WI linkage group LG7, Vvil1.0, whole genome shotgun sequence, the DNA window GGGATATAGGGCAGCCGAGCATGTCTAAGGTGGACATCCTAGGTGCGTAGGAGGGTCGtagaggaacgtgggcctctgaggtttattgggccgaaaatcatattgggcctaaccttggcccagtccagaacaggtgccccccaagtcggagttttctggtcaagaagctgtgactttACCTTACGCTCGGGCCGGGGATCCTCGGGAGATGCTCGATGAGATGGCTCCTCGTCAACCAGATGTGCTCGGAGGAACAGCCTGTGGAGgggcgaaacgtcgcgcgtgggcgacacgcgctgacgtggcataggtaatgatggcctagggtctaggaggcggcgcttgtcaggagaggtgacgcttcgccttccgagccctttccctataaaagggggcgaatcCTCTCATTTGGAAGTTTCCCTCTCTTTGTTTACCTGCTCGGCATCAGATAGGCGCTCCTCGGAAGATACTCTTCCAGATTATTCAACATACTGTTCGTCTGCCGAGAAGCTCATCCGGTCATCGTCATCATGTCTTCAAGTAAGTTCGCTTCTCTCTTCGTTGCTTTATTCATTTCCTTAGGGTTTGTGCGCTTTGTCCCCGTGGTCGTCGTCGCAAACGTAGGCTGGATCCGATGAGAGGTCGTTGCTTCCTCCCTGGGTTATCCAGGCGATGCCCGGGGGTTAGCGTGGGTCGGTGGACCAGGCGACGTTGGCGTTGGACCGTTGTGCCTGTTTAGATACGATTTTTCGTTGTCGTGTCACGTCATTTCGCGAGTCCCCGGCTGACGGGCGCCtttcctcgatgggggtttagccgggggctccgccgctcctgctctaccctttcgcttgcattgcggtggaagggtggatttgatgaactgtcgaattcactttctcccttctgcgtgcaggtggaTCTGATTCGAGCGCTGGCTCGGAGTCCAGCTCGGGATCTGACTCGTCGTGGAGTAGCGAGTCGGACGACTCGACGGTCACAAGCTCCGATGTTGAGATCATCGAGGATCAAAATGCGCCCTCTCTGGTCGACGATGACCATGTTGATTCTCCTGGCCTGGAcgccgagggaggggtttccccAATGCCCTTGTTTAGCTACGAATGCACGGTTGCGCTCGACTGGATAGCCGACGAAGCCTTAACGGTCGCTTCTCGGTACACCGAGTCTTTAGACGGGGCCTTTACAGAAGTCGAGATCTTGGGGGAAGGTGAAACACCGAATTACCAAGTGGATCGCCCGTCTCAAGATGAGCGTATATGCTCTCGGTTCCACGGGGATGGTTTTGCAATGTACGAGTATGTGTTCAAGGAGCTCGGCTTCCGATTACCCTTCTCCGACTTTCAGAAATCGATGATGGCGTTTCTGGGTTTGGCGCCGTCCCAATTACATCCGAATGCCTTTGCTTTTATGCGAGCATTCGAGATCGTCTGTAACTACTTGGGGATTGGCGCGACGACCGCATTATTCGGCCGGTGTTTTCGTGTCCAAAGGCAGACGGCAGACGGGCGATACAGCTGGGTTTCGTTCAGAAATGCCGAGCGGAAACTCTTCGGGATGTACACTGACTCAGTAAAAGGCTTCAAGGACCGGTACTTTGTCGTCCGTCCGCTCAGCCCAACGGCTTACTACGATGTGTCGGATTCCGTGGTCCTTCGTGACGCCGACGGGGAGATAGTGAGGGGTGAGGACGGGCAGATAGCAAGGGAGTTCTGCACGAGAttcccgtttttctggtggaaaggtcACTTCTCATCTCCCCCGAAACATTACGTTTGGGAGGATGGGGATCTGGACGAGCAGGACACAGAGTCATATTCGGTCCTCTGCAAATACGTAGATAGCTTCACTATGTCCCAGTGGGTGACGAAGAATGGGAGTCCTGTGTTGGACGAGAATGGTGTGCCGGTTgtggagcagcggcctattaacACCAAGACTTTGTTGTCTTGTCGGACCCCCGAGGAGACCCGGTCGTTGTTAGGTCGGGTCCGTTCGCCCTGCTTTTCCTCTTCTGTCCTGTGTTTTTGCTAActccttttattttttccttgcagatgccatgccggagaaggaggacACGGTCCTGAAGATGGCTTTGGATGCAAAgaggaatcagaagaagaagaaccgGGGAACCGGTGCTGCAGAGAACTCGGCCTCAGCAGGTTCTCCTCGGATGAAGGAGGACGAGAGGGCTTCCAAGAGATCTCGTTCTACCGAGGGGGGACGCCATGAGCCGTCGAGCCTAGGTCCCGAGCGTGGCTTTGTATTACCTCCTTGCTACAGGGATGGAGGTTATTTTGAGAAGTTCCCCCTGGTTACCTCTCCggatgaagctcgtcggatcGGGGAGATGGACCCTCCGTCCCTTCAAAAATAGCTGGCGTGCGACAGTGCCGCCGTGATGAGGGTTTTGGGGATGGCCCAGATGTTAGCTAATGGTGGCTCGGGCTCGACCGAGGCCCTGAAGGAGGCGGAGGCGGCAAAGAAGACTGCCGAGGACAGGGTGAAGACCCTGGAGACTGATCGCAAGGAGTTGAAGAGAAAGATCGATGCGGTTCTCAAGCAGAAGGACGGGGAGATTGCGGCGGAGAAGAAAAAGCTTGCCGACCTTCAGCTTGagtgggctccctcggctgacgagtcgccGGACGTGGCTGCTTTACAGTCTAGGGCGGAGTTCGTGGAGAAGATAGATAGCCTGAAAATAAGCCTTGCTGACATGGCCGAAGTCGGCTTCGAGCGTGCAGTTCGTCAGCTGAAACTTCTAAACCCTGGCCTAAAGGAGGATAATATTGGGCTTTCTTCGAAGATTGTGGACGGCGTGTTAGTGCCCGAGTCTCCTGGGAGTGAAGAGTAGATAGTGTGTCCTTGGGCCTGCGTGCCTGTCTTCTTCGGCCTGCGCGccattttatattttgttgggTAATGCCCGGATTACtttgggggcctgcgtgcccggcatTTTGATTGTAACTTTTGGACATCGTCGACCACGTTGGTcggcaattttaatgttttataattttgCTTGCTTATATCTGTTTATCTGCACCTTCAGTGTTATCGTTGTATGCTCGTgttttgataactttcctgttgtgctcgtatgacgaggtatttcctccatacttagaatatttttcgaTTGTTTTAGGTAACTGATGACTTATGCTCGGATACGCCGGAGAGTTACTtatatacttgtgatattatcggttttgtggactatgctcggcctagattgattgcccgggcgtgttgagtacggcccgggtgcgcagagcaggtgtgcgctgttAGCGAGTACGAGTCCATGATCATGGCCAAGTCctcgcggcgtgaacggtcccatcgcgagttggggttctgccatgcaggtacttccacggagggtctaggtgtagagtctTCCGTGTGGTCGGTTCTCCCATTTTGTGGTAGTATCcgaccgttgctgtcgtggagtTCTCGCGTTCGTACCTACGACGCGGGTCCATACCCGGTTAGCACCCGTGTTGGATACAGGCGTTCGGGGGTGTTAGGTCGGGTCTAACTGTagtaacgtctgagtttttcagcgttccagggccgagcaagttttactccgaggagatcctcgaggtagtaggcgccgttctctgttttatcgtaaactcggtacgggccttcccagtttggggctagtttgccGTCGCGCGAATCCTTCAtatttctgcggagcactagggcgccaacttcgaattcgcgcttgataactttggtgTTGTAGCGGAGAGCtatttgttgttttaattttgcttctcggagggaagatcctgtgcggatctcctcgaccatgtcgagctcctCTCTCATAGCCTCGTCGTTGAGCTCCTCTTCGAGGGGTGactcggtgcgccgagaaggttctcggatttccacggggatcacggcttcggtacCGTAGGTTAGCCGAAACGGAGTTTCGCCCGTGCTCGAGTGGGGGGTTGTCCTATACGCCCaaagtacactatgtagttcttcgacccaagcttttttggcttcgccgagtcttctctttagtcctcggaggatgactcggttggctgcctcggcttgcccgttcgtctgagggtgctcgactgaggtgaagtgttgcttcgtgccgagcttggccacaaactcttggaattttttgtcagtgaactgggtgccattgtcggtgattatggccTGAGGAACCCCGAACTgggcgagtatgtttcgtttgtagaaacggagcacgttttgagacgtgatcttGGCAAGCggctcggcttctatccatttcgtgaagtaatcgacggctaccacgagatatttattttggtacgagccgaccgggaatcgtccgaggaggtccattccccaggtggagaaaggccaaggtgatGATAGAGATTTAAGTTCGTTGGGGGGAGCCAAGTGCATGTCGGCATGACGCTGGCATTTATCGCATTTACGGACATGTTCTTTGGCGTCTtgttgcatggtcggccaatagtagccggcCCTGAGGGCCTTCCTCGCTAGTGATCGGCCGCCGAGGTGTTGACCGTTGATCGCTTCGTGAAGCTCTTGGAGTATTTCGAGCGCTTGGGAGGCGTCGACACATTTAAGGAGAGGaatggagaagcctcgtcggtataATTTGTTTTCGATGATAGTGTACGAGCCGGCTCGCCTTTTAATGGCTGAAGCTTCCTTTGGGTCGGCGGGAAGTTCGTCTTTCGTGAGGAAGTTgtataccggggtcatccagcagtggtcgtccccgatagcgaaTACTTGTGGAGTTTGGGCGCTTTTGTCTATGCTCGGCTTGGACAGGATTTCCTGGATCACCGACTTGTTTCCACCCTTTTTCCTTGTGCTCGCGAGTTTGGATAATATGTCGGCGCGTGAGTTATGTTCCCGGGGAATATGCTCGACCTCCGCTTTGGCGaatcttttcattttttctttgacgAGCATGAGGTATtcggctagtgtgtcgtttttggcttggtaatcgccgctgactTGGGATGCGACGAGCTGGGAGTCAGTATAGATCATGACTTCGCGAGCACCTACGTCCTCGGCGAGGCGTAGGCCTGCCAGGAGAGCctcgtattcggcctggttgtttGACGTGGTGAAGGATAAGACCAgggatacttcgatgacgagccCCTCGTCGTTTTCTAGGATTATTCCGGCTCCGCTTCCCGAGTTACTCGAGgctccatctacgtagatggtccatttgttTTCGGCGGGAGCCGGGCAGCTAGAAATTGAGGTCATCTCGGCAATGAAATCGGCGGCTTGatgggttggtctgtccggacgacaATGGTATGGGCGAGGAAATAGTATCTCAGCCTcctggcggccgttattagggccaaCGCGACTTTCTCTATCTGCTGATAtcgcacctcgggcccttgtagggctttgctcgtgaagtatacgggcttctgtccgtcttccgtttctcggattaaggccgcgctggccgcctcgtTTGAGACAGCCAGGTAGAGATATAGGATCTCGTTGCCATCTGGTCAGGAGAGGACGGGCGGTTTGGAAAGTACCTGTTTGAGATGAGATAATGCCCGttcgcactcctcggaccattcgaaggtcgCTTCTTTCCGAAGCAACTTAAAAAAGGGGAtggcatgctgggcggattttgcgacgaagcgggatagtgttgtgagcattccgtttagtacttggatagattttttattgttaggggtAGGAAGTTCCGAGAACGCttggcatttatccgggttggcttctattcctcgctcgGTTAGGTAGAATCCGAGGAACTTGCCCGCCCGTAccccgaaggtgcacttctctgggttaaaacgcatcttgcaggatctggcctgctcgaaCACCCGTTCAAGATGTGCCGTGTGGTCGGcatcttctcgagatttgacgatcatgtcgtccatgtatacctcgagggtgtcgccgatctctcctcggaaaaccttgttcatcatccgttggtatgtggctccggcgttcttgagtccgaagggcattacattgtagtaataattgcccgactcggtcatgaacgccgtgcactgcttgtcgcatctcgccatggggatttgattgtatcctgaataagcatccataaacgacaataatttatagccggccgagttgtcgaccagcctatcaatattaggtaaTGGGTATGCATCTTTGgggcatgcccggttaacatcagtataatcaacacacattctccattttccattagattttttgactagtacaacgtttgagagccaagttgaatacttggcctcggaaataaaatttgcctctaggaggtcttttacagctttctcggcagcctcagctttctcgggagactgccgacgcctacgttgaactactgcttTTGCGGTCGGATTGATGGAGAGcgtgtggcaggcgacctcagggtcgagtccgggcatctctgctgcgctccaggcgaacaagtcggCGTTGTTCCTCAGGCAAgctatgagctgcttcctcggtgTATCCGGGATGTTCTTGCCGATCTTCACAGCCTTGTCGGGGTTGTCACCCAGAGGAATGAGCTCGAAATCCCCGTCTGGAATGGGCCGGATAGGGTGAGCTGTCTTCGGCTGTGGCTCTTCGCCGTTCTTTAGCTCTTCTTCTGTGAACCGagcgtcgaggtcgactgagctgacgtctgTGGTCGTCTGCCGATCTtcaggaggggatttatcttcagcccttggttttttgttggagctggaggGTGGGGCGATTAGCTCCAGTCCCTTTACCGATGCGTCGAATATCCTCCTAGCAGCTTCGATGTCGGCATTGACAGTGACTACTCGTCCCCTCTTCgtatagaacttcatcttcagatgaacGGTTGAGGGAACGGCAGTGAGTTCGGCCAAAGtggggcgcccgatgatgcagttgtagagggtctTGCAGTTTATCACCAAGAACCGTGTCTTGACTTGCCTGGAAGCTTCCCCCTCCCCGAAGGAGACGAGCAGTTCGACGTAACCCCACGGCTTTGTGGTTGTTCCGTTGAATCCTTGGAGGTCGGATCCCACGTAAGGAGTGAgatgtgagtcgtccagctgtagggtttggaagaggtgggagtacatgatgtcgaccgagcttccCTCGTCGACCAGGACCCGTCGGACGTCGAAGTTCGCCATCCTTGCTCGCACGAGCAATGGGATTGTGGCGTTCGGGGCGCCGCCGGGTAGCTCCTCCAAGTAGAAAGTGATCGGTTCTGACCTCCCTTTGAACCTCCTCAGGGTCGGGGTCAGGTCCGTGGTGGCGCTGATCAACTCGTCGAACTTCCTTTTCACGGAGCCGATTGTGAGGGAGCCAGGGTCCCCGCCGTTGGATATCAGCATTGCTGTCGGGAACCCTTCCCAGACGCTGAGGGCAGATGTCACTCTGACCGAGGGTATGAAGTCTTCTGGTCGGGTGACGGATAACGCCACCTGCAGCGGCCTGGCATTCGGGGAGTTGCCCTCGTCGGAGCTCCGACGGTCATTCCTTCTGGGAGGGTCTCCTCTCTTTGTGTACTTAGAAAGGTGACCCTCTTTGATCAGTGTCTCGATGGCGTCCTTCAGGTGTATGCACTCATCCGTCAGGTGCCCGTGGCTCTTGTgatacttgcagtatttggacttgtcgGTCCCCGGCCGGGAGGGATTcggcttcgggggcctgatgttggagtTTCTGAATTCGGCGTTTATGCACTCGGCCAGGATCTTCTCCCGTGAAACTTTCAAGGGGGTATAGTCATTGAAGCGCCCTGCTGGCCCTCTACGCTCCTTTGTATCGCGGGACCTGTCGCCCCTCTTTCTCTCGTTTGCTCGGGGCGCGGCGGACGGGTCTTGGCTCGAGCTCCGAGTAACGCCATTTCCCCTTGATGCTTTGACTGCGGCCGCTTCGCCCTCCTCGAAGGAGATGAAAGCCTGCGCCCTTTTCAAGATGGCGTTCATAGATCGCATTTTTTCGATCTTTATCGCTTTCCTGAATTCGCTGCCGGGGAGGAGCCCTCGCTCGAGGAGATACCTTTTCATGTAGTCGGTCGTCtccacttggacggcctccttgttgaatctgtTGAGGTAGTCTCGGAGAGGCTCGTTGGTCCCTTGGACTACAGCTTCGAGGTTTGCCTCTGATTTCGGTTGACGGCGGGAAGCGGTGAAGTGACTCAGAAAGAGTTCCTTGAGCTCGGCCCAAGACGTGATGGAGTTAGGAGGGAGATTCCTGTACCAGGTCATTGCCCCTTTCCGGAGCGTGGTCGGGAAGATCCGACATTTGATGGAGCCGTGGACGACGTGATACTCCATGACGGCCTCCAGGTTTCTGATGTGATCGTCGGGATCTGTAGTCCCGTCGTACGCATCCAAAGTCGGGGGTTTTTCCATTCCTCGGGGAAGGCGGGCCCTTCTAATGCTTTCGGATAAGGGGCTGCGGAATTCCTCCTCGTCGCTGGCACTCGGAgagatcgagcgtgtgttacgccGGGCGGGTTCCTCCTTGCGAGGTTTCCTCCCTTTCCTTGCGAGCCTTCTTTCCTCTCTGTCGGGAGAAGGGTTCTCCTCCTCTGCGGGCTCAGGCCTCCGATTTTTCCTGCTCTTTCGCAAAGGGGAGCGCGAGTAGGACCTCTGGCGGCGGGATCTTTTCGGTGGAGATCGAGAGGAGGATGGTGAGCGTCGGCGAGTCCTCCTAGGCGGGGAGCGCGAAGAGGAGGAACGCGATCGACGGTGCCTCTGCGGGGGAGAGCGGTGACGATGCCTCTTCTCCAGTTTCTCAATCCGTTCGCCCTGGAGTCGGATGAGGCGGTTGGTCCGCTGCAGCTCTTTGAGGATGACGAGGGTTGAGGGGTCGGTTTCCCCGCGGGCATCTGTAGCTTCCCGAGTTTGACGATGGTGAGTTCTCGGTCTCTCAAGGGAACGGGTGGAGGAGGAGGCAGTCTGCCCGTCCCTGTGGTCAGTCTCGTGTTGGACGCGAGTCAGCGGTTGTTCAGGCTGGGTTGGGATCAACTCGGCGTTCCGATCGTTCCGAGCTGTTTCCTCTCCGTTGTTCTGAGGTTGGAGCTGCTGGGCCTCGTCATTCTGAGCCTGCTCGACGTGCTGAGGCGGTGGTCTTCTGATAGATTGGGGGGTCTCATGACCTGACCTCCCATTCCCTTCAGTAGAGCGCCGTCGTCCTCCCCGTCGATGCAGAGCCGGGTTGGATTCCTCGATCATTTCCGTGAGACGGAAAGGATCGGGGGTCGGGACGAGgacggtgttgttgttgttgccggcCATGACGATCGAAGgatggattagctttgatctttgtttttttttttaaagaagggggagcttgattcccacagacggcgccactgatcgtacctgatcagaagagtcgtcaaggcctgctcggatgctgggtcttcgtgaagtgagagggggggtgtacctgcaaggtactccaatgccaaagtaagttgacgagcaaaggagcgcaagtactagctaagagtgagtaagaattgaatacctgaccctctaatcaaagagggtatatatagcccccagcgctgggccatgatctcgctattgggttggatccccaagcccaactaggagactgccatgtttcctgagcggaaatatc includes these proteins:
- the LOC131619432 gene encoding uncharacterized protein LOC131619432, whose translation is MRVLGMAQMLANGGSGSTEALKEAEAAKKTAEDRVKTLETDRKELKRKIDAVLKQKDGEIAAEKKKLADLQLEWAPSADESPDVAALQSRAEFVEKIDSLKISLADMAEVGFERAVRQLKLLNPGLKEDNIGLSSKIVDGVLVPESPGSEE